One Caretta caretta isolate rCarCar2 chromosome 8, rCarCar1.hap1, whole genome shotgun sequence DNA window includes the following coding sequences:
- the LOC125641721 gene encoding uncharacterized protein LOC125641721 codes for MQSSSAQVTMMESQNRKRAPAWTEREVRDLIAVWGEESVLSELRSSFRNAKTFVKISQGMKDRGHNRDPKQCRVKLKELRQAYQKTREANGRSGSEPQTCHFYDELHAILGGSVTTTPAVLFDSFNGDGGNTEAGFGDEDDDEEEVVDNSQQASGETGFPDSQELFLTLDLEPVPPEPTQGCLLDPAGGEGTSAACVSMITGSSPSQRLVKLRKKKNRTRDEMFSELMLSSHTDRAQMNAWRQIMSECRKAQNDREERWRAEERAEAERWRQRDERRQDSMLRLLQDQTSMLQCMVELQQRQLEHRLPLLPLCNQPPSSPSSIASTPRRPRTRWGGLWPTSHSTTEDCPKKKKAVIQ; via the exons atgcagagctcatcagcacaggtgaccatgatggagtcccagaatcgcaaaagagctccagcatggaccgaacgggaggtacgggatctgatcgctgtttggggagaggaatccgtgctatcagaactccgttccagttttcgaaatgccaaaacctttgtgaaaatctcccagggcatgaaggacagaggccataacagggacccgaagcagtgccgcgtgaaactgaaggagctgaggcaagcctaccagaaaaccagagaggcgaacggccgctctgggtcagagccccaaacatgccacttctatgatgagctgcatgccattttagggggttcagtcaccactaccccagccgtgttgtttgactccttcaatggagatggaggcaatacggaagcaggttttggggacgaagatgatgatgaggaggaggttgtagataactcacagcaagcaagcggagaaaccggttttcccgacagccaggaactgtttctcaccctagacctggagccagtaccccccgaacccacccaaggctgcctcctggacccagcaggcggagaagggacctctg ctgcatgtgtttcaatgatcacaggatcttctccttcccagaggctagtgaagcttagaaagaaaaaaaaccgcactcgcgatgaaatgttctccgagctcatgctgtcctcccacactgacagagcacagatgaatgcgtggaggcaaataatgtcagagtgcaggaaagcacaaaatgaccgggaggagaggtggcgggctgaagagagggctgaagctgaaaggtggcggcagcgtgatgagaggaggcaggattcaatgctgaggctgctgcaggaccaaaccagtatgctccagtgtatggttgagctgcagcaaaggcagctcgagcacagactgccactgctgcccctctgtaaccaaccgccctcctccccaagttccatagcctccacacccagacgcccaagaacgcggtgggggggcctctggccaaccagccactccaccacagaggattgcccaaaaaaaaagaaggctgtcattcaataa